DNA sequence from the Aliidongia dinghuensis genome:
TCGTCGACCCGACCGGCATGGAAGGGCCGGCCGGCGAAAGCGCGGGCCTCGGCCTGCTCGACGTCACGACGGTGCTCCATGCCCATAAGACTCTCACGCGGCTCGATGTTCGCGACGATCTGACCGGCGAGCAGCTCCAGGCCTACGAGATCCATGTCGGCGAGACCGACGGGCCTGGCCGCACCCAGCCATTCCTCGTGCTGGACGGCCGGCCCGAGGGCGCGGTCTCGGCCGACGGGCGGATCGCCGGCTGCTATCTGCACGGGCTGTTCACGGCCGACGGCTGGCGCCGGCGGTTCCTGGGCGACGTCGGCGCCGCCACTGATCCGACGCTCGGGTTCGAGGCCATGGTCGGCCGTACGCTCGACCGCCTGGCCGATCACCTGGAGACGGTGATCGATCTGGACCGGCTGCTGGAAATTGCGCGCGCGCGCTGATTTTCTCGGGCAAAGTTCTGGCTCATCCTGACACGCTGTTGTCAGGAGCCCCCGGCTAGCCTCAACTGCATCGGCGGCGCGAGACCCGTCGCTGGAACGAGGCAACGTCCAAGGGAGGCCCCATGACCGCGCTCATCTTCTATCACTCGCCCCATACGCGTTCGACGGGCACCCGCATCCTGCTCGAGGAGCTGGGCGCGCCCTATACGCTCCAGGCGGTCAACATGACGGCGGGCGAGCAGCGCCAGGCCGGTTATCTCGCGATCAACCCGATGGGCAAGGTGCCGGCGATCCGGCATGGCGACGCGCTCGTCACCGAACAGCCGGCCATCTTCATCTATCTGGCCGATCTCTTCCCCGCGGCCGGCCTGGCACCTGCCATCAGCGACCCCCTGCGCGGCCCCTATCTGCGCTGGCTCGTCTATTACGGCTCCTGCTTCGAACCCGCCGTCGTCGACAAGGCGCTGAAGCGCGAGCCGGCGCCGCCCAGCACCTGTCCCTACGGCGATTACGACACGATGCTGAAGACGGTCGTCGACGCGCTGGCGGTCGGGCCCTACCTCCTGGGCGAGCGCTTCACGGCGGCGGACGTGCTCTGGGGCACGGCGCTCGGCTGGATGACCCGGTTCAAGCTGGTGCCGGATCTGCCGGCGATCCTGGCCTATGTCGAGCGCGTCGCGGCCCGGCCCGCCGCCGCCAAGGTCAGGGCGCTCGATGAAGCGCTCGCAGCCCAGCACAAGGCCGCGGCGGCCTCCTAAAAGGTGAGCACCACGGCCGCGGTGCCGAGCGCCAGCACCTCGAGCAGGCAGGCGACCCGGAATACGCGGAGCGCCGCTGCCATGTCGGCGACCGTCGCCCGGGCGCGGCCGTCGCCCATCCAGGGATCGGTCACCACGATGTCGCCGTAGCGGCGCGGGCCGGCCAGCGCCAGGTCCAGCGCGCCGGCCATCGCCGCCTCGGGCCAGCCGGCGTTGGGCGAGCGGTGCTTGCCGGCGTCGCGCAGCATGGTGCGGAGCGCCCGGACCGGCGTGCCCCGCGGCACGAACAGGGCCGCGGCGCCGACCAGCAGCCCCGAGAGCCGCGCCGGCACCAGGTTCAAGAGATCGTCGAACCGGGCCGATGCCCAGCCAAAGGCGATGTGGCGCGGCGTCTTATGGCCGATCATGCTGTCGAGCGTGTTGACCGTCTTGTAGACGATGAGGCCGGGCAGGCCGGCCAGCGCGTAGGCCAGCACCGGCGCCACCACGCCGTCGGAGAAATTCTCGGCGAGCGATTCGATGCCGGCACGCGCGACACCATGGGCGTCGAGGCTGGCCGGATCGCGCCCGACGATATGGCTGACCGCGACCCGGCCGGCGGCGAGCCCTTCCGCGTCGAGCGCGCGCATGACGCGGACCACATGGTCGTGGAGGCTGCGTTGGGCCACCAGCACGGCCACGATCAGCAACTCGACCAGGCCGCTCCAGCGGCCGAACCGGGTGGCGATGAAGCTCAGGATCACGCCCACGAGCGCCGCGCTCACAACCATGGCGACGAGCGTGATGACGCCGCGCCAGCGCCGGGTCCGGGCACTCCGCGCCTCGCGATTGAGGCGCCGGTCGAATAGGGCTATGGCTCTGCCGATCAGCACGACCGGGTGCGGCACATAGCGGAAGATGAGCGGCAGGTCGCCCACGAGCCAGTCGAGGCCGAGCGCCAGCACGAGGATGACGAGACGGTCGGCCGTCTGGCCGGGCAGGAACAGGAGAAGGGCGGAATGAGTCATCGCGCGCGGAGCATGGCGAGCGGCGGGCGGCCGGGTCAATGACCGAACGCGACACGGTCGCTGCCGGCGGCGGGTATGGGGGCGACGGGTATCTGCTGTGCGGCCATGGCAGCCGCGACTTGGGCGCGGTCGCGGGCTTTGCCGCGATCGCCCGCGGCCTGGCGCCGCAGCTTGCCGGCCGGCCGTTCGCCCATGGCTTCATGGAGCTGGCCGAGCCCGATCTAGAGGCGGCGGTCGGCACGCTTGCCGCGGCCGGGGCGACGCGAATCCTGGCGATTCCCGGCTTCCTGTTCGCCGCGCGCCATGTGCGCGAGGACCTGCCGCGCCTGCTGGCCGCGGCGGCGGCGCGGCATGGTGTCGCCTGGCATCTGGGGCGCGAGCTTGGCGCCGACCCGCGATTGGTCGATGCCTTGGCCGAGCGCGCCCACATCGCTGCTGCCGGCGCCGTCGCGGCCGAGCCGGCGGCACGGGCCGGTACGGGCCTGGCGCTGGTCGGCGCCGGCAGCAGCGACGCGGGCGCCAATGCCGCGCTGACGACGCTCGCGGAGGAGGTCCGCCATGCGCTGGGCTTCGGCGACGCCATCGCATGCTACGCCTCGGTCGCCTCTCCACCGGTCGGGGCAGCGGTCGAGGCGCTCGCCGCCCGCGGCTTCGCGCGCGTCCTGCTGCTGCCCTGGTTCCTGACCGAGGGCAATCTGCTACGCCAGGCGCGGGCCGAAGCGCGCGCCGCTGCTGCGGGACGCGTCGAACTCGCCGAGGCCGAGGTGCTGGGTGCCCATCCGCTCGTGCTGGACACGCTCGCCGCCCGGGCGCACGCACTGGCAGAGACGCCTTCGCCCTAGCCGCCGTCATCGCCGCCCGGCCTTGCCTTCTACCCGCGCTTGCGCGTAAGCCTGCTGCCCGTGAGACTCCATGACACTTACGGGCTCGGCGCCCGGCTCGATCATTTGGCCGAAGGGCGCCGTCCCTGGCTTCTGCTGCTCCTTCTTTCGCTGGCGCTCTATCTGCCTGGCCTCGCGAACCTGCCGCCGGTCGACCGCGACGAGGCGCGCTACATCCAGGCGACGCGCCAGATGCTGGAGACCGGCGACTTCCTGCACATCCGCTTCCAGGACGAGGCGCGGAACAAGAAGCCGGCCGGCATCTACTGGCTGCAGTCCGCCGTGGTCGATGGTTTGAGCAGCGCCGGGTCGACGGCGGTCTGGCCCTATCGGCTGGTCTCCGTGCTGGGGGCCACCGTCGCGGTGCTGCTGACCTTCCTGTTCGGCCAGCAGATCTTCGACCGGCGCACGGCGCTCGTGGCCTCGGGCTTGCTTGCCGGCTCACTCGATCTGGTGTTCGAGGCCCATGTCGCAACGACCGACGCCGCACTGCTCGCGACCGCGGTTGCGGCGCAAGGCGTGCTCGCCGCGGCCTATCTGGCACCGCGCCGGGGCGAGTCGGTCGGGGCGGGTCTCGCGGCCCTGTTCTGGATCGCCCAGGCGCTGGCGATCCTGATCAAAGGTCCGGTCGTGCCGGCGTTCTCGCTGCTCACCATCCTGGCCTTGGCGATCGTCGACCGGCGCGGCGGCTGGCTCAAGGCGCTGCGCCCGTTCTGGGGCGTGCCGCTCTTGCTGGTTCTGGTGCTGCCCTGGCTTGTTGCGATCGAGCTTGCGACCCAGGGCCAATTCCTGAACGAGGCGGTCGGCCACGATTTCCTCGGCAAGGTCGCGGGCGCGCAGGAGGCGCATGGCGCGCCACCCGGCTATTACCTGGCCTTGCTGCCGGCGACCTTCTGGCCCGGCACCCTGTTCCTGGGGTTCGGCGCCGTCTGGGCCTGGCGCAATCGCCGGCTGCCCGCAGCGCGATTCCTCATCGCCTGGGCGGTCCCGTCCTGGATCCTGCTCGAGGCGGTGCCGACCAAGCTGCCGCACTATGTCGTGCCGCTCTATCCGGCGCTGGGCCTGCTGACGGCGAAGGGCCTGATTGCCGCGGCGGAGGAGGGGATGGGCGTGTCGCGCCGCTGGGTGCAGTGGCTGCCGGCCGTCCTCTGGGCCGTCGTCGGTGTGGTGCTTGCGGCCGGGCTCGTCGTGCTCCCGCTCGTCCTTGACCGGCGGGCGTCGTTCGGCGGCGCCGTCGCGGCCGCCGCGGTGCTGGCGGCGCTCTGGCATTTCCTGTGGCACGAGCGGGCGCGGCCGAGCGTCGCCAATGCCGGCGTGGCCCTGGTCGCCGCCCTGCTGGTTGTGGCGCCCGGCTTCGCGCTCGTGCTGCCCCACGTCAACGCGATCTGGCTCAGCCGCTCGGCCGCAGCGCTTGTTGCCGCCGAGCGGCTACCCGACGAGCAGTTGGTCTCGACCGGCTATACGGAGCCGAGCCTCGTCTTCCTGCTTGGCACCGGCACGCGGTTGCTCGCCCCGGCCGAGGCGGCGGCGGCGCTCGTCGACGGCACGGCGAAGCTGGCGCTCGTCGCCGATCGGCAGGACCAGGACTTCACCGCCGCGGTCACGGCGGCCGGCAGGACGGACCGGCTTTATGGCGCGGTCCGCGGCTTCGACTACTCGAACGGCCGCTGGATCACGCTCCGGCTCTACCGGCTCGCGCCCGCGGGATCCTGAGGCGGGTGGCCTGATCGGGCGCTATTGCGCGCCCGCCTGCTTCAAAGCCTGGACGACGAGCGTCTGGCGCGCGTCGGTTGCCATGTCGAGGGCGGAGCGGCCGGTATAGTCGCGTGTATCGATCTTGGCGTGATGGGCAAGCAGCACGCGCACGACGCCGAGATTGCCGTTCGTCGCCGCCATCATCAGCGGCGTGGTGCCGCGCTTGTCCGTCGCCTCGATGGCGGCCCCGCCGTCGAGCAGGGCGGCCACCGCCTCCGGATTGTCCTTCTGCACGGCCCAGTGCAGCGGCAGGCGATCGTCGCCGTCGCGG
Encoded proteins:
- a CDS encoding glutathione S-transferase family protein; this translates as MTALIFYHSPHTRSTGTRILLEELGAPYTLQAVNMTAGEQRQAGYLAINPMGKVPAIRHGDALVTEQPAIFIYLADLFPAAGLAPAISDPLRGPYLRWLVYYGSCFEPAVVDKALKREPAPPSTCPYGDYDTMLKTVVDALAVGPYLLGERFTAADVLWGTALGWMTRFKLVPDLPAILAYVERVAARPAAAKVRALDEALAAQHKAAAAS
- a CDS encoding ArnT family glycosyltransferase — translated: MRLHDTYGLGARLDHLAEGRRPWLLLLLLSLALYLPGLANLPPVDRDEARYIQATRQMLETGDFLHIRFQDEARNKKPAGIYWLQSAVVDGLSSAGSTAVWPYRLVSVLGATVAVLLTFLFGQQIFDRRTALVASGLLAGSLDLVFEAHVATTDAALLATAVAAQGVLAAAYLAPRRGESVGAGLAALFWIAQALAILIKGPVVPAFSLLTILALAIVDRRGGWLKALRPFWGVPLLLVLVLPWLVAIELATQGQFLNEAVGHDFLGKVAGAQEAHGAPPGYYLALLPATFWPGTLFLGFGAVWAWRNRRLPAARFLIAWAVPSWILLEAVPTKLPHYVVPLYPALGLLTAKGLIAAAEEGMGVSRRWVQWLPAVLWAVVGVVLAAGLVVLPLVLDRRASFGGAVAAAAVLAALWHFLWHERARPSVANAGVALVAALLVVAPGFALVLPHVNAIWLSRSAAALVAAERLPDEQLVSTGYTEPSLVFLLGTGTRLLAPAEAAAALVDGTAKLALVADRQDQDFTAAVTAAGRTDRLYGAVRGFDYSNGRWITLRLYRLAPAGS
- a CDS encoding sirohydrochlorin chelatase, which encodes MTERDTVAAGGGYGGDGYLLCGHGSRDLGAVAGFAAIARGLAPQLAGRPFAHGFMELAEPDLEAAVGTLAAAGATRILAIPGFLFAARHVREDLPRLLAAAAARHGVAWHLGRELGADPRLVDALAERAHIAAAGAVAAEPAARAGTGLALVGAGSSDAGANAALTTLAEEVRHALGFGDAIACYASVASPPVGAAVEALAARGFARVLLLPWFLTEGNLLRQARAEARAAAAGRVELAEAEVLGAHPLVLDTLAARAHALAETPSP
- a CDS encoding ankyrin repeat domain-containing protein; this encodes MSLRSPSRSALLLAGLLCLAAVPARADLTGGYYNTIKAAQTGDMETLRQQVVRGEELNHQDNDGKTALTYAAIAGNGAMVKLLLQGGARTTIRDGDDRLPLHWAVQKDNPEAVAALLDGGAAIEATDKRGTTPLMMAATNGNLGVVRVLLAHHAKIDTRDYTGRSALDMATDARQTLVVQALKQAGAQ
- the cbiB gene encoding adenosylcobinamide-phosphate synthase CbiB, with amino-acid sequence MTHSALLLFLPGQTADRLVILVLALGLDWLVGDLPLIFRYVPHPVVLIGRAIALFDRRLNREARSARTRRWRGVITLVAMVVSAALVGVILSFIATRFGRWSGLVELLIVAVLVAQRSLHDHVVRVMRALDAEGLAAGRVAVSHIVGRDPASLDAHGVARAGIESLAENFSDGVVAPVLAYALAGLPGLIVYKTVNTLDSMIGHKTPRHIAFGWASARFDDLLNLVPARLSGLLVGAAALFVPRGTPVRALRTMLRDAGKHRSPNAGWPEAAMAGALDLALAGPRRYGDIVVTDPWMGDGRARATVADMAAALRVFRVACLLEVLALGTAAVVLTF